The following DNA comes from Caulobacter sp. X.
GGTGTCGCTGCGCGATCTGGCCGTCGGGGAGATGTTTGGCGAACTGGCGGCGATCGATGGCAAGAGCCGCTCGGCCAGCATTGTGGCCCAGGACGACTCCCGTCTGTTGGCCGTGAGTCAGACGGCGTTCGCGACGGCCGTATCCAGCACGCCGGCGGCGGCCACATGGCTGAACCGCCATCTCGCGGCTCAGATCCGCGCGCAGACCGACCGGATCTTCGAATTGAGCGCGCTCAATGTGCGGGCGCGGCTGCACTGCGAGCTGCTGCGCTTGGCGCGGAATACGCTGGGCCAGCCGGGCGCTGTTCAGATCCGCCCGGCGCCCACCCACGCCGCCCTCGCCAGCCGGATCGGCGCGAACCGCGAGGCGGTCACGCGCGAGATGCGGGCCCTGGTGGAGCGCAATATCCTGAAGGGCGGCCGTCGCTGCCTCGAGTTCCTGGACCTAGCCAAGCTGGAGAACGCGGTGCAGCGACTAAGCGCGGACGGTCCATCTAGCCCGCAATCGGATCATCAGTAAGGCCGCCGTTGCGCGGCAGGCTTTCCGGAAGATCCGTGAAGAATTTGTCGAGCACCTTGTCGGCGTCGGCTTGCGGAACGACCTGGTAGAGACGGTAGACGGCGGCCAAGATTTCATGTTTGCACATGTGGAGCGCATTTTTGTACCGCTCCGGAAAGGCCTGGATCTCGGGATCCATGCAGAAAATCTTAGATGCGCGCGCGGCGGCGCTCTTGCTGAAATCACCGTCAGCCATTTTAGCCCCCAAAAGTTGCAGTGACATACGCCTGCAAGCTATACCTTATGGTTAACGCTTCGTTAAGCTTCAACTTTGAAGGGTTTCCGGCCTAGGGG
Coding sequences within:
- a CDS encoding Crp/Fnr family transcriptional regulator — its product is MTDQTEFFRALEADVRRMTLEQSRVVRARKGQTVLSHGVHSTEVFFVLEGSLIVMLYSSDGREVSLRDLAVGEMFGELAAIDGKSRSASIVAQDDSRLLAVSQTAFATAVSSTPAAATWLNRHLAAQIRAQTDRIFELSALNVRARLHCELLRLARNTLGQPGAVQIRPAPTHAALASRIGANREAVTREMRALVERNILKGGRRCLEFLDLAKLENAVQRLSADGPSSPQSDHQ